A single region of the Dehalococcoidia bacterium genome encodes:
- a CDS encoding 4Fe-4S dicluster domain-containing protein: VKTCPFGAIEEQKLRDGRTVARVIETVCAGCGVCNTTCPCGAIQLQHFTDNQLLAEVNALCLS; this comes from the coding sequence GTCAAGACCTGTCCCTTCGGCGCCATCGAGGAACAGAAACTCCGCGATGGCCGAACAGTGGCCCGGGTGATCGAGACCGTCTGCGCCGGGTGTGGCGTGTGCAATACCACCTGCCCCTGCGGGGCCATTCAGCTCCAGCACTTCACCGATAACCAGCTTCTGGCTGAGGTAAATGCATTATGTCTGTCGTAG